TCCTTTACCGCATTCTGTTTGTATATTTTGGTTTCTTTTGCACGACTTGAAACAGTAAAGGCTGACAATGTGTTCAGTGCAAGCCACACAACTACTGTACCCGTTGCTGCCGCCAGGGATTTACGGTGAGTTTACACACTCTCACGTTGCTGTTAGCTAGTTATGCTAACGTAAAATTAGTAAcagttattgatttttttcaactgtaacggtatgtttcatttttacagtaacTACAGTTACAGTCTTGTCGTTTTAAGGCTGTATTTCTGTCCCATTTTCCAAACGTGAACGCTTGTGTTAAACCCTGCAATCTTGATGAGACTGAAACGTGTACCTGACTCCATTCTAAAAGTTGTCCATTTAATGAATTCCTCCTTGTAGGAACCACACACCCTTTGCAGatttataaacaaacatgattttCAAAACACTATTGTGTTGAAGTGAAGTTCGGCGGATATATGGTTCATCAATAGGCACTACATAGAATTACAGTCTCCCCTTTACTGCACAGATGTAGCGTTAACGTTGTTGCTATCTGCAATAAACTTAGAATCGCAGCGAGCAGGGCTGGTTATGTTCTGATACTGATTTAATCGATCAAATCTAATATGGTATTAATGGAGAAATCATGTTGAACAGATGAACAGCATTCCTGTGTGAAAACATAAAGGAATTGGCCGTTAGTTTGGGAATGTGATTTATACGTGTCACATAATGTCAGTACTGAATAAGATTTTGAGGTTTGTTGACATAAGGTGAGTGTGTAAGGTGAGTTACTTACTGATTGTTATACCCGTGCATGGGGCATGTATATCGTAACAAGAATTTGCACTGCATTGCAGCAAAATTGTTCCTACCTTGCTTTTGTTATACAaatgatatttgacattttacattggATCAAAAGATGCTTTTCTGCTGAATGTGGCAGATTTGCTGTATTATGAAGACTATCCTTCACACTAGCTCATTTACCAAAgagcctgctgctgttgtctttttCCGTCTAGGACTTATTTGAACTCAAGATCTTTTGTCCTCTCTTGGCATCACAGGTATTTGTTGTATGACGTGAACCCCCCGGAGGGTTTCAACCTGCGGAGAGATGTGTATATCCGCATGGCCTCCCTGGTGAAGACTTTGAGGAAGGAAGGGGATGACTGGGTATTGGTGCTTCCTCCATGGGGTCGCCTCTACCACTGGCAGAGCCCCAAAATCCACCAGATCCGCATCCCCTGGGGAGAGTTCTTTAGCCTCACCAGCCTGCAGGCCAATGTGCCTGTCATTGAGTACGAGGAATTCATTGCTGGtaagctttttgttttggtgaccCACGCTAGGGTTGCATTTACTGAAAGATTTATATTTGTCTGATATGTGAACCTATTGAAACCTTATTATCTGCATATGATTTATAAATAAGCTGAACATATTTTAGtgcttttataccttaataaaTACCAGTGGTTACATTTCACAATGCACAGACACCACTTTCTAATCAGCTGTTAAAACAGTGCCCCTTCACAGTCTAGGTTTATTGGGTTTGTTAAAgccaatcaatcagtcagtgtgttttattcttctCTTTATTATTCCTCTCTATTCCTCCTTAGAGAATGGAGGCCCATTCATAGACCAGGTTCTTGTACTGCAAAACTACGCTGAGGGATGGACTGATGGAAAATGGGAAGAAAAAGTTGATGAACGGTCATGCATTGAGAAGTTGATGTACTCCAAAGATAAACAGGGCTACTACAGGTAACCTCCTTTTCTGTCATGACTTCTTTTggaaacatacacaaaaaagctgtttattgtttttacatgaaaCAGATTCATTACACTTTGGTGCCAAAGAAATTGAATTGTAACTGCAGTAGAATAACTGAATAGACCTTCTTCAGACAGTGATTGAACACATTCGTAGTTATTCTTTATTAATTACATCTACGTCTTCCTTCCTGCTCgcacatctctctcctctccatccatcatcaACTGTCTCATTtatcttgtctgtctgtgtttttccaaGGGGCTGGTTTTGGGGCTATGAGGAAACAAGAGCTCGAAATGTAAGATGTATATCAGCCCAAGGTCATGCCTCTATCATGGCCCCAGTtcttcagaaaaacatcacagtgacGTGAGTCTACAGAGCAACATGTTTACATTAAATGCAGACTAATCACATACATGCACTGGGTCTTGACAACAAGCAACTAGCAACAATGTCTGGTaaagtgtgtctgtggcagataaatcaatattattatttttgaattatGTGGTGGTATTCAGATTATGATTTGACCCAGCACTCAATTCTTGAAATGGTTTACCAGACTTTTACAGTTGATCATAAAGATAAAATTTCAGACACTATGCATATGCAATCACTCAAAATTAGTGGACTCACAAATCTGGATTGTTTGACAGTAATTATGAAATATCCTGCCAGTATATTGTGCCGTAATTTTCAATCAAATCTCTGAATACTATGTTTGCGTATCTTTTTGAAAATTGAGTAAGTTTTAATAAATTCAGTTTTGCTGTGTCCCTGAGATGCTAAAGGTAGCAAGAGATCTCAAAATGTTCTACAGTTAATTTTACCAATGTTATGAAAGTGAGTGTCATGAAGTTACTATCCAGACATAAAATGGATCATATGTTTCCAAAATAATCAGTCTCTAGTTAAAGCAGCCTAAGCATTAAGTATAAAATCCTCTGTAAAACAGCTATGTCTTTGATCTCGCTGTTTATGAAAAAGCTGAAAGATGATCTGACTTCATTGTTATTTAAGTGAGGTATAGCTTAGTTTGTCCTCTCAGATCTCTGTGACATTGACAGGAagaaacttgtgtgtgtgtctgtgtgtgtgtgtgtgtgtatgtgtgtgtgtgtgtgtgtgtgtgtgtgtgtatgtatgtgtgtgtgtgtgtgtgcgcgcgctgcTGCTATTTTTCAGATCAGTAATGCTTGACCGAGCTGAGACACTCCTTCATGACCACTATGCTGGGAAGGATTACTGGGATGTAAGTCAAGTAATTGGCTATTGTCATACCTGTGTTAGAAATACTGGTGTCAGGTGTTGTGTGACACTCCTGATGCAGTATTAACCTGTTACATTGCTGTGTCCTCACATAAAATAACTAACATGTGAAAGTggatttttgtacttttaagcCAAGGGTTTAAGGAACACCATCTTGTCTTTAAACTGATGTAGGGATCTCTACAAttgtctgtgtttcattcaGACCCGCCGCAGCATGGTCTTTGCTAAGCACCTGCGACTCATAGGAGATGACTTCAGAGCAAAGTACCTGAACTCTACAGATGACAGAGACCACACCATTTACAGTGAGGATTGGACTCGTATGAAAGTGAGCCAGTGTGTCTGACTATGGTGTGATTATATGGTTGTGCTGATGCTTCCATTTACTATGTGTTTACCATATACTGTGGGTGCTCTACTATTAGCTATAACTGCATTAGCATCATTAATTGAATTCTGGCTTTTATTTgacaatttgcattttttaagaTGATCATTTCAATCAGTCATTAAAATCTTTTCACATCAAATATGTATATTAGTATAACTATTAGTATAACCATTGTGGTTTACAGCATCTTAGAATTACATCTTCACGAACCCCCCACAATCATTACAAAGTATTGTAAGAGCATTTCCATCAAACTCTTTTTGAGTTTGTGTCTgcatttgttgattttttttccaatttcagTGATTGACATTGTGATCACTAAACAACTAttcatttcagcattttgatTATCAAGTCTCAAGTGTTAATTTTCAAAGAATAATTGAACAGTGTtttgccttttctctgtttcttcagGCCAAGCTGGGCTCAGCTAAAGGTGGTCCATATCTAGGGGTCCACCTGCGCAGAAAGGACTTTATCTGGGGTCACAGAGAGGATGTACCCAGCCTTAAGGGGGCAGTCAAAAAAATTCGCAGCTTGATGAAGAAGCATAAACTTGACAAAGTGTTTATTGCAACAGATGCAGATGAGGAAGGTAACtagtcttttttgtttaataggaaaaaaatacattgtggTCTCAAACCATTTCAAATGGAATTGACACAATAAGATA
This genomic interval from Seriola aureovittata isolate HTS-2021-v1 ecotype China chromosome 11, ASM2101889v1, whole genome shotgun sequence contains the following:
- the pofut2 gene encoding GDP-fucose protein O-fucosyltransferase 2 — translated: MAHRAVHIPVIFIVSTYSFTAFCLYILVSFARLETVKADNVFSASHTTTVPVAAARDLRYLLYDVNPPEGFNLRRDVYIRMASLVKTLRKEGDDWVLVLPPWGRLYHWQSPKIHQIRIPWGEFFSLTSLQANVPVIEYEEFIAENGGPFIDQVLVLQNYAEGWTDGKWEEKVDERSCIEKLMYSKDKQGYYRGWFWGYEETRARNVRCISAQGHASIMAPVLQKNITVTSVMLDRAETLLHDHYAGKDYWDTRRSMVFAKHLRLIGDDFRAKYLNSTDDRDHTIYSEDWTRMKAKLGSAKGGPYLGVHLRRKDFIWGHREDVPSLKGAVKKIRSLMKKHKLDKVFIATDADEEELKELKKLLPDMVRFEPSTEDLELFKDGGVAIIDQWICAHARVFIGTSVSTFSFRIHEEREILGFDPKTTYSRFCGDTEKECEQPTHWKIVY